In Legionella lytica, one genomic interval encodes:
- a CDS encoding SDR family oxidoreductase produces the protein MKTALITGANRGIGLEFVRQLKKKGYSIIGCCRNPADAQELGGLANEVIQLEITRDDDIAALQQSLNHRPIDLLVNNAGITGEQGVTVGNVDRANFLEVLNVNCVSVVKLSDALLPNIQASQEKNILVISSQMGSISDNDSGRSYAYRTSKAAVNCAMRSFALDVKDKGVHVMLIHPGWVKTDLGGENALMDAHTSVAGMLKQVELHIAHSHAEKLYRFDGGITAW, from the coding sequence ATGAAAACTGCTTTGATTACTGGAGCTAATAGAGGTATTGGTTTGGAGTTTGTCCGCCAATTAAAGAAGAAGGGATATTCTATTATTGGTTGTTGTCGTAATCCCGCAGATGCCCAAGAGCTCGGTGGATTAGCCAATGAAGTGATTCAATTAGAAATTACTCGTGATGATGACATTGCCGCCTTGCAACAAAGCTTAAATCATCGCCCAATTGATTTATTAGTCAATAATGCCGGGATTACTGGCGAACAAGGGGTAACGGTTGGTAATGTGGACCGAGCTAATTTTCTTGAGGTGCTTAATGTTAATTGCGTAAGCGTAGTTAAGCTAAGTGATGCTTTATTACCAAATATCCAAGCCAGTCAGGAAAAAAATATTTTAGTAATTAGCTCACAAATGGGTAGTATTTCCGATAATGACAGTGGGCGTTCTTATGCCTATCGAACCAGTAAAGCTGCAGTTAATTGTGCTATGCGTAGCTTTGCTCTAGATGTGAAGGATAAAGGCGTTCATGTCATGCTCATTCATCCAGGCTGGGTGAAAACAGATTTAGGTGGGGAAAATGCCTTAATGGATGCCCATACCAGTGTTGCGGGGATGCTAAAGCAAGTTGAGCTGCATATCGCGCATAGTCATGCAGAGAAACTTTATCGTTTTGATGGTGGGATAACCGCTTGGTAA
- a CDS encoding DUF11 domain-containing protein, with the protein MSITLCLNGKGPLSCQNYEVSALSLSIRTTIPNRVYPAAGIKVNTPGYSLTGCTPNKNGYCLFSVNNTVPTKITLTNSVNQTTLISNKTSLALSVKCPLGAIGCVYVNEALTGQSRTLTVTNNGLISATNVSVTSFGLPAGTAITASTCSGTLGPANSCSITITPGNTASSACTTGTVPVDAILTVKGSNTNESQIKIAVLSYGCIYQGGYVYAIDDTTISSGSVGGKVTALIDQVSPNTGILWSSDSSGNYDNGVSIWGIDDASTADAPSPNESSSPPATLYPGQSNCNGITDGSCNTNNIYTYYSNFAISIPPLSSYAAGRCKQEINGYSDWYLPSICDMGPDSGALICPSPALQNMVDNLPILIDNCAGSKCLVGDHWSSTEQSGNPSDNAWSECFAAGGNSEQCIDLKSELLGVRCSRTLTL; encoded by the coding sequence GTGAGTATAACCCTATGTCTGAATGGTAAAGGGCCCTTATCGTGCCAAAACTATGAGGTTTCCGCTCTATCCTTAAGCATCCGTACTACAATACCTAATCGTGTATATCCCGCAGCGGGTATCAAGGTGAATACCCCGGGTTACTCCTTGACTGGATGTACACCAAATAAGAATGGATATTGTTTATTCTCTGTTAACAATACAGTGCCTACAAAAATAACGCTGACTAACTCCGTAAATCAAACAACATTGATATCAAATAAGACCTCCTTAGCGCTCTCAGTTAAGTGTCCGTTAGGAGCAATTGGTTGTGTCTATGTAAATGAGGCATTAACAGGTCAATCCAGAACACTAACAGTTACTAACAATGGATTAATTTCCGCCACAAATGTGTCGGTTACATCCTTTGGGCTTCCAGCAGGAACCGCCATTACCGCGTCAACATGTAGTGGCACATTAGGGCCTGCAAACTCGTGTAGCATAACGATTACACCCGGTAATACAGCAAGCTCTGCGTGCACCACGGGCACTGTTCCAGTTGATGCTATCCTCACGGTAAAGGGTAGTAATACGAACGAAAGCCAAATTAAAATAGCAGTACTTAGTTATGGCTGTATTTATCAAGGCGGGTATGTGTATGCAATTGATGATACAACTATAAGCTCAGGAAGTGTGGGGGGTAAGGTTACCGCACTTATCGACCAGGTCTCGCCAAATACCGGCATCCTCTGGAGTTCAGATAGTTCCGGTAATTATGATAATGGAGTAAGCATTTGGGGAATTGATGATGCCTCAACGGCTGATGCTCCAAGTCCTAATGAAAGCTCCAGCCCACCTGCGACCTTATATCCTGGGCAATCCAATTGCAATGGCATTACAGATGGCTCTTGCAATACCAATAATATTTATACTTATTACAGTAATTTTGCCATTTCTATTCCTCCGTTATCAAGTTATGCCGCGGGTCGTTGTAAACAAGAAATTAATGGGTATTCAGATTGGTATTTACCTTCTATTTGCGATATGGGACCTGATTCTGGCGCCCTGATTTGCCCATCTCCGGCGCTACAAAACATGGTTGATAATTTACCCATACTCATTGATAACTGTGCCGGCTCGAAGTGCTTAGTCGGAGATCATTGGAGTTCTACAGAGCAATCAGGCAACCCGAGTGATAATGCTTGGTCCGAATGTTTTGCCGCTGGAGGCAATAGTGAGCAATGCATTGATCTTAAGAGCGAGCTTTTAGGCGTTCGATGTTCGCGAACATTGACTTTATAG
- a CDS encoding glutamate synthase-related protein produces MVKKHIEHCISPPGQHDSSACGVGLIVHFSKDGSLINSHDLVKEGLDVLTSFSYRSGYNLATQESDGSGIRLYGLSSLFFNKLLKNGDFSVGEARDLLVNLKDKYYAMGQFFLPQDPQQFTKATKLIDICAKNHGLKIIGWRNLDKSMNLSVLSERARTKKPAIWQIILIANTPIPSELHEFTLIKLNQAIYYHAREQQVPLNIVSLSSEKIVYKGMIPSPLLGEVYLDLRDPDFTAHACDVHARFATNTSPQWSNAQPCPNFTSHNGELNSAFSNAKQMTYELNAQQFKGIYPNETLSDSMQLDADLANQIVMKQIPLDEAVVRLLAPDQGGFSDEISAMLKYWALERTSYNGPAFIVAGFCGNFIAKLDSMGLRPSRWALVEDRQGRHRLYAASDDFINVEEGVLLRKGHLEPGGMLLLTAEGQLLQTQEILEYIAARYHQNRPDYFQQQVQKIVFPLSPREHVVAIEHYLKTPTGSDLERILYAAGWDYETEDQVVRVMAETGCERTAAMGDDTNILYTHALPPHISYFFHQLFAQVSAPPLDSIKERSRFSLSTFIGGWGDATVPSQFIELSSPILNVDELTHIEHHPQVNSQVIDTSFAVYFGQTSFTLEQANELLRTAIQTLLQHVEEVIYERKITNLILSDRHAGPQRAVIPDLIAVAVIRKFLERKHLDFNVSITIDSYQITGPHQVSTLLALGAKAVYPRGAYAKIQALFPDNPYVYCANYGEALQKCLLKTMGKMGITDVNNYINGSLIAALGLDLSPMTDEGDSLSLSAIFTKIYSPLKGVSLGQVAQGVLIRHQQANNPDQDFILLPRSGYYMPEKNGVKHGFGPQIVNAFTAWMNEENLAASMYQMHLSLHQKGYPDFIADVSSFSVTAGFLDPRFKDKEGFYPIDYLEQFKPSAAFKKFTQAVQSYQYENPTSLRDYFKIEAGGGSDKMQDHELPIQSQQEIRSLLYAGSMSQGALTVTDPTNPGKLGAHETLTRGMNAVGAKSASGEGGEAPHDLRCSLTSTRSKQFASGRFGVSAAQILSAEEIEIKIAQGAKPGEGGELPGTKVSIRFAAQRGGLPHLSFISPPPHHDIYSIEDLEQLIYDLKSVKNDLKVAVKLVASQGIGAIAIGVAKAGADIINIAGNSGGTGAAQQSSIKHAGFPAELGLAEVNKALRQTYQRELVQLRVSGGFKTADDVLIAAVLGADLFEFGSMAMLTLGCKMQRTCNLSCQPGVATDGHLFKGDQINTERYFVNLAASIQQRLVELGFHSLRELRDRTDLLQLISPESLGSYDFSALLSREELPPVLTRHESINELIQQKLLRPQEDELINRITHQLSQSNDGFVSEPIALTTHNRSFGARIMGVLTPYLQENPLKKVSITTTGNAGQSYGFLNAIHLKHIGSVQDGCGKSMTGGELILCSPTQINAQEASLNSIAGNAMLYGASGGKIYVNGQAGHRFAILLKGAEVVVEGVGDFAFEYMTSGTGMILGRVGQGLGTGASGGVIFAYDPDNRVQASTSVRIISPKERRAYKKVILTLLREHWEKTDSVIAKQIIEQFKLAHFKVLIPIEMDKIQSWRQVLDVIQTYYLRDTTLTQGMQVWLIEKILSLPQATTTEFNELQSLLQQDIHTVFTPEAEEFLRQLSPLKPEVEYHIPISALKKPVLKQLNPVEIRLSDIRGTLDYQLLKPLKDILIYVGELTQHAQGCSGCRAQSCSGNEKIESGCPSGKGINTINALLKRIAPVNEQGTLSTAQWSYLRQAFAVQIEESPFISYTGAACPAPCQNACTETIPNPGAANNQRGGKLTGDAVHIKDIEYALYQLGRALGWFDGKKIWTKEEIALVFGGGISDGCAAKYEYDKLMATYSPPFCVPKHVRKKERELIIIGSGPAAMQMAYKALLDGVQVRMYEKSDKAGGLLVDGIPAHKFDKVYLAEDFQYLCNMGLKLYLNSDVFYEYTTGEFRIKGSEQIIASSHNEHQFVAACIGAGQPRQLSSAIIADLPQIQHSKLVQAVDFLKEANHIASLLIDPMMSPDAKDTLIKKHLGPMDPRNKKIVVVGGGDTAQDVIRWLARYFNQAQNTFGELNILVRGPQPPKHFIPNSYPMPSAALSDENLLKKIEVEFVHGTELFLVEPVKINMNSRNGKLVLQIKESKFKYAEQIQNDSHLVSLFDTLPRELKPIDPESSQLKTIQDIDLIICALGFEGGDKSSLIAAVEQHHLKNVYKAGDAAGTNLIVAAQNNANKVYSLIRAAMGLEHARTQRTGENSLRID; encoded by the coding sequence ATGGTCAAGAAACACATAGAACATTGCATCAGTCCACCAGGTCAACATGACTCCTCGGCATGCGGAGTAGGTCTAATTGTTCATTTTTCAAAAGATGGTTCATTGATAAATAGTCATGACTTAGTCAAAGAAGGTCTAGATGTATTAACCAGTTTTAGCTACCGCTCAGGCTATAACTTAGCAACGCAAGAGAGTGATGGTTCTGGTATACGCCTCTATGGGTTGTCGTCTCTTTTTTTTAATAAACTACTGAAAAATGGAGATTTTTCAGTAGGAGAAGCACGCGATTTATTAGTAAATCTAAAAGATAAATATTATGCCATGGGGCAGTTTTTTCTCCCTCAGGATCCACAGCAATTCACCAAGGCAACAAAGCTTATTGATATTTGTGCTAAAAATCACGGCCTTAAAATCATTGGTTGGCGTAATTTAGATAAATCAATGAATTTAAGCGTATTATCTGAGCGTGCGCGAACTAAAAAGCCAGCTATCTGGCAAATTATTCTAATAGCCAATACCCCGATACCTTCGGAGTTACACGAATTTACTCTTATTAAATTGAACCAAGCGATTTACTATCACGCGCGTGAACAACAAGTTCCGCTCAATATTGTCAGCTTAAGTAGCGAAAAAATTGTCTATAAAGGAATGATACCTTCCCCCCTATTGGGAGAGGTCTACCTCGATTTGCGTGATCCGGATTTTACGGCTCATGCCTGTGATGTGCATGCGCGGTTTGCTACGAATACTAGTCCACAATGGTCTAATGCGCAGCCTTGCCCTAATTTTACCTCTCATAATGGTGAATTAAATTCTGCATTTAGTAATGCCAAACAAATGACTTATGAGTTAAATGCGCAACAATTCAAGGGCATTTATCCCAATGAGACGCTGTCTGACTCGATGCAATTAGATGCTGATTTGGCCAATCAAATTGTGATGAAACAAATCCCTTTAGATGAGGCAGTAGTTCGACTTTTGGCGCCGGATCAAGGTGGGTTTTCTGATGAAATTAGCGCCATGCTAAAATATTGGGCTTTGGAACGAACCTCATACAATGGTCCTGCCTTTATCGTTGCTGGTTTTTGCGGAAACTTTATTGCAAAACTAGATAGCATGGGGCTTCGACCATCGCGCTGGGCTTTAGTTGAAGACCGACAAGGCCGCCATCGCCTGTATGCAGCTTCAGATGATTTCATTAACGTTGAAGAAGGTGTTTTGCTCAGAAAAGGACATCTTGAGCCGGGTGGGATGTTATTATTAACCGCTGAAGGGCAACTGTTACAAACCCAGGAAATCCTGGAGTATATTGCCGCACGTTATCACCAAAATCGCCCAGATTATTTTCAGCAGCAAGTGCAAAAAATAGTATTCCCTCTTTCTCCAAGGGAGCATGTTGTTGCAATAGAACATTACTTAAAAACTCCGACTGGCTCAGATTTAGAGCGTATTTTGTATGCAGCTGGCTGGGATTATGAAACCGAAGATCAAGTGGTGCGGGTTATGGCGGAAACTGGTTGCGAGCGCACTGCCGCCATGGGGGATGATACCAATATCTTATACACCCATGCCTTACCCCCTCACATCTCCTATTTTTTCCATCAATTATTTGCTCAAGTGTCCGCACCACCCTTAGATTCCATTAAAGAGCGTTCGCGCTTTTCTCTAAGCACCTTCATTGGTGGCTGGGGCGATGCTACAGTGCCTTCGCAATTCATTGAACTTTCTTCTCCTATTTTAAACGTGGATGAATTGACTCATATTGAGCATCACCCTCAGGTTAATTCACAAGTTATTGATACCAGCTTTGCTGTGTACTTTGGACAAACCTCGTTCACCCTGGAACAGGCGAATGAGCTTTTAAGGACCGCCATCCAAACTTTATTACAGCATGTAGAAGAAGTAATTTATGAGCGCAAAATAACAAATTTAATCTTAAGTGATCGTCACGCAGGCCCACAACGAGCCGTTATTCCCGATTTGATTGCAGTTGCAGTAATAAGGAAGTTTCTCGAGAGAAAGCATTTGGATTTTAACGTATCAATTACTATTGATTCCTACCAAATCACCGGTCCTCATCAAGTTTCTACTTTATTAGCTCTTGGTGCAAAGGCAGTCTATCCCCGTGGCGCTTATGCCAAAATACAAGCCCTTTTTCCTGATAACCCTTATGTCTATTGTGCTAATTATGGTGAGGCACTGCAAAAATGTTTGCTCAAAACGATGGGGAAAATGGGGATTACGGATGTGAATAATTACATCAATGGCTCATTGATTGCTGCATTAGGGTTGGATTTGAGCCCCATGACTGATGAAGGTGACTCCTTAAGCTTATCTGCTATTTTTACAAAAATTTATTCGCCGTTAAAGGGCGTGAGTCTCGGGCAGGTTGCTCAAGGGGTTTTAATCAGGCATCAGCAAGCCAATAATCCCGATCAGGATTTTATTCTTCTACCGCGCTCAGGCTATTATATGCCAGAAAAAAATGGCGTAAAACATGGGTTTGGTCCGCAAATAGTTAATGCTTTTACCGCATGGATGAACGAAGAAAATCTAGCTGCTAGCATGTATCAAATGCATCTAAGCCTGCATCAAAAAGGATATCCTGATTTCATTGCCGATGTGTCTTCCTTTTCTGTAACGGCAGGTTTTCTCGACCCTCGCTTTAAAGACAAAGAGGGATTTTATCCTATAGATTATTTGGAGCAATTTAAGCCCTCCGCAGCATTTAAAAAATTTACCCAAGCAGTACAGAGCTATCAATATGAAAATCCTACGTCATTACGTGATTATTTTAAAATTGAAGCTGGAGGAGGAAGCGATAAAATGCAAGACCATGAGCTGCCAATCCAAAGCCAGCAAGAAATTCGTAGCTTATTGTACGCAGGCAGCATGAGCCAGGGAGCATTAACAGTCACCGATCCGACAAACCCGGGTAAACTCGGAGCTCATGAAACCCTAACCCGTGGCATGAATGCTGTGGGAGCAAAATCAGCTTCAGGGGAAGGTGGTGAAGCCCCCCATGATCTGCGCTGTTCATTAACCTCGACTCGTAGTAAACAGTTTGCTTCAGGACGTTTTGGTGTGAGTGCCGCGCAAATTCTCAGTGCTGAAGAAATAGAAATTAAAATTGCCCAGGGGGCTAAACCTGGTGAAGGGGGCGAATTACCAGGAACTAAAGTTTCTATACGATTTGCAGCACAGCGAGGTGGGCTTCCACACCTTAGTTTTATTAGTCCACCACCACACCATGACATTTACTCCATCGAAGATTTAGAGCAACTCATTTATGACTTGAAATCAGTAAAGAATGACCTCAAAGTGGCTGTTAAGTTAGTGGCTTCACAAGGAATTGGTGCGATTGCCATCGGTGTTGCTAAAGCGGGAGCAGATATTATTAATATTGCCGGAAACTCTGGTGGCACTGGAGCGGCACAACAGTCCAGCATCAAACATGCTGGATTTCCTGCAGAATTGGGGCTGGCCGAAGTGAATAAGGCTCTACGCCAAACCTACCAACGAGAGTTAGTGCAACTACGCGTTAGCGGTGGTTTTAAAACGGCAGATGATGTACTAATTGCTGCGGTTTTAGGCGCCGATCTATTTGAATTTGGTTCCATGGCGATGCTTACGCTAGGTTGTAAAATGCAGCGTACTTGTAATCTCAGTTGTCAGCCCGGAGTGGCAACTGATGGGCATTTATTTAAAGGGGATCAAATAAATACCGAGCGTTATTTTGTAAACCTTGCGGCATCTATTCAACAGCGTTTAGTGGAGTTGGGCTTTCATTCACTGCGTGAACTTCGAGATAGAACCGACTTGTTACAACTTATTTCTCCTGAGTCCCTCGGTTCTTATGATTTTTCGGCACTGCTTTCACGTGAGGAGCTTCCCCCAGTTTTAACAAGGCATGAGTCAATTAATGAGTTAATACAGCAAAAATTGCTTCGCCCTCAAGAGGATGAATTAATAAACCGCATAACGCATCAGTTGAGTCAGTCCAACGATGGATTTGTTTCCGAACCCATAGCGCTTACTACCCATAATCGTAGTTTCGGAGCACGAATTATGGGAGTGCTTACCCCCTATTTACAAGAAAATCCCCTGAAAAAAGTAAGCATAACTACCACAGGGAATGCGGGGCAAAGTTATGGTTTTCTCAATGCGATTCACTTAAAGCATATTGGTTCTGTCCAGGATGGCTGTGGCAAAAGTATGACGGGGGGCGAATTAATTCTTTGCAGTCCTACGCAAATAAATGCGCAGGAAGCGAGCCTAAATAGCATTGCCGGTAATGCCATGCTTTATGGCGCCAGTGGTGGAAAAATTTACGTTAATGGTCAAGCAGGGCATCGTTTTGCTATTTTACTTAAAGGTGCGGAAGTAGTGGTCGAAGGGGTTGGTGACTTTGCTTTTGAGTACATGACTTCAGGTACGGGAATGATTTTAGGACGCGTAGGCCAAGGTTTGGGAACGGGGGCTTCAGGGGGCGTTATTTTTGCCTATGATCCGGATAATCGCGTGCAAGCTTCCACCTCTGTGCGCATTATTTCACCCAAAGAGCGCCGTGCTTATAAAAAGGTTATTTTAACGCTGCTTCGCGAACATTGGGAAAAGACTGATTCAGTTATTGCAAAACAAATAATTGAACAGTTTAAATTGGCGCATTTTAAGGTATTGATCCCCATCGAAATGGATAAAATTCAAAGTTGGCGACAGGTATTAGATGTAATTCAGACCTACTATTTAAGAGATACCACCTTAACCCAAGGCATGCAGGTTTGGCTCATTGAAAAAATACTCAGCCTTCCTCAGGCAACAACGACAGAGTTTAATGAACTACAAAGCCTGTTGCAGCAAGATATTCATACCGTGTTTACCCCCGAAGCCGAAGAATTTTTACGCCAGCTTTCTCCGCTAAAACCAGAAGTTGAATACCATATCCCCATCTCCGCATTAAAAAAACCAGTACTTAAACAATTAAATCCAGTCGAAATACGTTTAAGCGATATCCGTGGAACCTTGGATTATCAGCTTTTAAAACCGTTAAAAGATATACTGATCTATGTTGGTGAACTAACGCAACATGCACAGGGATGCTCAGGTTGTCGTGCGCAGTCCTGTTCTGGGAATGAAAAAATAGAGAGCGGATGCCCTAGTGGAAAAGGCATTAATACCATTAACGCGCTATTAAAAAGAATTGCTCCTGTTAATGAGCAGGGAACCTTGAGTACGGCACAATGGAGTTATTTACGCCAGGCCTTTGCAGTACAAATAGAAGAATCTCCCTTTATTTCTTATACGGGGGCCGCCTGTCCTGCCCCATGTCAAAACGCCTGTACGGAAACTATTCCCAATCCTGGAGCTGCAAACAACCAACGAGGCGGTAAGTTGACGGGAGATGCGGTACACATCAAAGACATCGAATACGCACTTTATCAGCTGGGTCGTGCTTTAGGATGGTTTGATGGTAAAAAAATATGGACTAAAGAAGAAATAGCTTTAGTGTTTGGAGGCGGAATTTCAGATGGCTGTGCTGCAAAATATGAGTATGACAAGTTAATGGCGACGTATAGTCCGCCATTTTGTGTTCCCAAGCATGTTAGAAAAAAGGAGCGGGAGCTGATTATTATTGGCTCTGGCCCTGCCGCCATGCAAATGGCTTATAAAGCCCTATTGGATGGGGTTCAGGTACGCATGTATGAAAAATCTGATAAAGCCGGCGGCTTGCTGGTCGATGGTATTCCTGCGCATAAATTTGATAAAGTTTACCTGGCGGAGGATTTCCAATACCTATGTAACATGGGGCTGAAGCTGTATTTAAACAGCGACGTTTTTTATGAGTATACGACAGGTGAGTTTCGCATTAAGGGTAGCGAGCAAATTATTGCCAGTAGCCATAATGAGCATCAGTTTGTTGCCGCATGCATTGGTGCAGGACAGCCTAGACAATTAAGTTCGGCTATTATTGCAGATCTTCCACAAATACAACATAGCAAATTAGTGCAGGCAGTTGATTTTCTCAAGGAGGCTAATCATATTGCTTCGCTCTTAATCGACCCGATGATGAGTCCGGATGCTAAAGACACATTAATTAAAAAACATTTAGGTCCCATGGACCCACGCAATAAAAAAATTGTGGTGGTTGGGGGTGGGGATACCGCGCAAGATGTGATTCGTTGGTTGGCTCGCTATTTCAATCAAGCACAAAATACATTCGGGGAATTAAATATCTTAGTACGCGGCCCTCAACCACCTAAACATTTTATACCCAATAGCTATCCTATGCCTTCCGCCGCCCTTAGCGATGAGAATCTACTGAAAAAAATAGAAGTGGAATTTGTCCATGGTACGGAATTATTCTTGGTTGAACCCGTAAAAATTAACATGAATTCGCGCAATGGCAAGTTAGTTCTGCAAATTAAAGAGTCTAAATTCAAATACGCGGAGCAAATACAAAATGATAGCCATTTGGTATCGCTTTTTGACACGTTACCACGTGAGCTTAAACCGATAGACCCAGAAAGTAGCCAATTAAAAACGATCCAAGATATTGACCTTATTATCTGTGCTTTAGGTTTTGAAGGAGGAGATAAGTCCTCTTTAATTGCAGCGGTTGAACAACATCATTTAAAGAATGTGTATAAAGCAGGTGATGCTGCGGGCACAAACCTCATTGTTGCTGCTCAGAATAATGCGAATAAAGTTTATAGTCTTATTCGAGCCGCCATGGGTTTGGAGCATGCTAGAACGCAAAGAACAGGGGAAAATTCTTTGCGTATTGATTAG
- the map gene encoding type I methionyl aminopeptidase, whose product MLVKTAEAIDKMRVAGKLAASVLHMIEPYVVAGVSTNTLEQLCRHYILEDLQANPSTLNHYGFPACICTSINHVVCHGIPSDKLLKEGDIINIDVTVQKDGYIGDTSKMFLVGAVKPFAKRLVKVSQECLYKAIAIVRPGTQLGDIGNIIQKHAEQNGYSVVREYGGHGIGRSMWEEPEVLHYGKANTGLELQAGMTFTIEPMLNLGRKEIKTLGDGWTVVTKDHKLSAQWEHTILVTDDGYEVLSLRPEECL is encoded by the coding sequence ATGTTAGTGAAGACTGCTGAAGCAATAGATAAAATGCGCGTTGCCGGTAAATTAGCGGCTTCCGTACTGCATATGATAGAGCCGTATGTTGTTGCCGGTGTAAGCACGAATACGCTTGAGCAATTATGCAGGCACTATATTCTTGAGGACTTGCAAGCAAATCCCTCTACCTTAAATCATTATGGATTTCCCGCCTGCATTTGCACCTCCATCAATCATGTGGTTTGTCATGGCATCCCATCTGATAAGCTGCTTAAAGAAGGCGATATTATTAACATTGACGTTACCGTGCAAAAAGATGGATACATCGGTGATACCAGTAAAATGTTTCTGGTGGGCGCGGTCAAACCCTTTGCTAAACGACTGGTAAAAGTTAGCCAAGAATGCTTGTATAAAGCCATTGCCATTGTACGTCCGGGAACTCAGCTTGGCGATATCGGCAACATCATTCAAAAACATGCTGAACAAAACGGGTATTCAGTGGTACGGGAATATGGTGGGCATGGGATTGGTAGATCTATGTGGGAGGAGCCAGAGGTCTTGCATTATGGCAAAGCTAATACTGGGCTTGAGTTACAAGCAGGAATGACGTTCACAATTGAACCCATGCTTAATCTGGGTCGAAAAGAAATTAAAACCTTGGGGGATGGTTGGACAGTAGTCACTAAGGATCATAAATTGTCGGCACAATGGGAACATACCATTTTAGTAACAGATGATGGGTATGAAGTGCTTAGCTTAAGGCCAGAGGAATGTTTGTAA
- a CDS encoding alpha/beta hydrolase, giving the protein MLKSVIDTAKIKQPVAFTGVFAHSYYWLTSSSGDKYYENPSYQKKAQNPELETAIYFIHGTADHSSAFERVAERLLQVGLPEEISSLNLIAFEQRYHGRSIESFAEELRDKIKTNQHQRVILMAHSRGGLVASYFAEFLAAAVGIDVPWVITVGTPFNGSYLAMKPLSWFSDSVREMEINSEFLSQLKEQIIKNSSSRYHFFIATEDAIVPGSSGYIEEYVANHEDSLSVLDRHGHLSVMSSHRLVSQTADLLHNYFHNLKYGAEAIVNKTGEFILIDDYFPDAAP; this is encoded by the coding sequence ATGCTAAAAAGTGTTATTGATACAGCAAAGATAAAACAACCAGTTGCGTTCACCGGCGTTTTTGCGCACAGCTATTATTGGCTAACATCGTCTTCCGGGGATAAATACTATGAAAACCCTTCCTATCAAAAAAAAGCGCAAAATCCAGAGTTAGAAACAGCAATTTACTTTATTCATGGCACCGCGGATCATTCTTCTGCCTTTGAACGAGTGGCCGAACGTCTGTTGCAAGTCGGACTTCCAGAAGAAATTTCTTCTTTAAATTTAATTGCATTTGAGCAACGCTATCATGGACGAAGTATTGAGTCTTTTGCTGAAGAATTAAGAGACAAAATAAAAACTAACCAACATCAGCGAGTCATTCTCATGGCTCATTCGCGAGGAGGATTGGTTGCCTCTTATTTTGCTGAGTTTTTAGCAGCAGCTGTCGGTATTGACGTTCCCTGGGTTATTACCGTGGGTACTCCCTTCAATGGATCTTATCTTGCGATGAAACCATTGTCGTGGTTTTCTGATTCCGTAAGAGAAATGGAAATTAACAGTGAGTTTCTTTCGCAGCTTAAAGAGCAAATAATAAAAAACTCATCCAGCCGCTATCATTTTTTTATTGCCACAGAAGATGCCATTGTGCCAGGATCCTCCGGGTATATTGAAGAATATGTCGCTAACCATGAAGACTCATTAAGTGTTTTAGACAGACATGGCCATCTATCGGTGATGTCATCTCATCGTTTGGTATCCCAAACGGCCGATTTGTTGCATAACTATTTTCATAACCTCAAATATGGCGCTGAGGCAATCGTGAATAAAACTGGAGAATTTATTTTAATCGACGATTATTTTCCTGACGCAGCTCCTTAG
- a CDS encoding ParD-like family protein produces the protein MGIVKISTELHEATKLMARAMSRSINSQAEYWIRIGKLAEENPSITYPEILKMLITQASLGEINDVSEDC, from the coding sequence ATGGGCATTGTAAAAATTTCCACCGAATTACATGAAGCAACTAAGCTCATGGCACGAGCAATGAGCCGTTCCATTAATTCGCAAGCAGAATATTGGATCAGAATAGGAAAACTGGCAGAAGAAAATCCATCGATTACCTATCCTGAAATTCTCAAAATGTTAATAACTCAAGCATCCCTAGGTGAAATAAACGATGTTAGTGAAGACTGCTGA